One genomic window of [Clostridium] scindens ATCC 35704 includes the following:
- a CDS encoding HNH endonuclease, producing MPRKPKRPCSYPGCPKLTDGRFCEEHQKLENQRYEKYGRDPAAKRRYGRAWKRIRDRYMNAHPLCEQCQRDGRLVKAEQVHHIKPLAEGGTHEENNLLSLCKECHARIHAKRGERWNKKRTTKK from the coding sequence ATGCCAAGGAAACCAAAGCGGCCGTGTTCCTACCCCGGCTGTCCCAAGCTGACGGATGGCAGGTTCTGTGAGGAACATCAAAAGCTGGAGAACCAGCGTTACGAAAAGTACGGCCGGGACCCAGCAGCCAAGCGCAGGTACGGACGAGCATGGAAACGCATCCGTGACCGGTACATGAATGCACACCCGCTTTGTGAGCAGTGCCAACGGGACGGCAGGCTCGTCAAGGCGGAGCAGGTGCATCACATCAAGCCTCTGGCAGAGGGTGGGACACATGAGGAAAATAATCTGCTTTCCCTGTGCAAAGAGTGCCATGCCAGAATTCATGCAAAACGGGGTGAACGATGGAATAAAAAAAGGACCACTAAAAAGTGA
- a CDS encoding VRR-NUC domain-containing protein: MREKQIEQKLVREVRKRGGICPKFTSPGFAGMPDRLLLLPHGRMAFAELKAPGCRPRPLQEARHKLLARLGFRVYVIDSPEQIEKIMAEMGGEAK; this comes from the coding sequence ATGCGTGAGAAACAGATTGAGCAGAAGCTGGTGCGGGAGGTAAGGAAACGCGGCGGTATCTGTCCGAAGTTTACCTCTCCGGGCTTTGCCGGGATGCCGGACAGACTGTTGCTCCTGCCTCATGGCAGAATGGCTTTTGCAGAATTGAAAGCGCCTGGATGCAGGCCAAGGCCACTCCAGGAGGCAAGGCATAAATTATTGGCGCGTCTCGGCTTCCGGGTGTATGTCATTGACAGCCCGGAGCAGATAGAAAAAATTATGGCAGAGATGGGAGGTGAAGCAAAATGA
- a CDS encoding virulence-associated E family protein, translating to MRELDIAYGNSRSAKQWTNKKTSFTTLTERLKVTVRTTESVEEYARFPKSKKDAAKDHGGFVAGVLKGGRRKVDTVVSRSMVALDGDRIEPEFLEDYEKKVSYASALYSTHSHTPDTPRVRLVFPLARDVTPEEYVAVARYLAQSLGMDYFDECSYQPNQLMYWPSTPANGEFVYKETDGAWLDPDEILSAHPEWRDPTRLPTSSRESRANSISIQKVQDPLEKEGVVGLFNRVFFPINLAIDTFLRDVYEPTDKGDRYHLIESSSMAGVEVKEGGKFAYSHHAKDPAYLKLCNAFDLVRIHKFGDVDEKESFRQMCDFALSVDSVKLEALEERHRQAGDEFAEEDDWRKGLELDRKGNIKDTLDNIVLIIRNDEGLKSIAFNCHRDGIDAREGLPWEQIKGGWSDSDAASLKVYLSKNYGIYSPTKTKDAVVAVAAERAYHPIREYLESLPEWDSIPRVDTLLVDYFGAADNSYTRAVSRKSLVAAIARVYQPGTKFDSVPILNGPQGIGKSTFYAKLAGEWFSDSLTLTDMKDKSGPEKLQGYWILELGELAGMRKADIETDKSFISRVDDKYRASYGVNVESHPRQCIIVGTTNAETGFLRDITGNRRFWPVRVFGHSQKKPWQLTYEDVAQIWAESLVLYQKGEKLYLEGADAEIAVAEQADALEMDEREGLVREYLDTLLPEKWTEMSLYERRSYLSDSDFGVSKKDGTAQRSYVCNMEIWCECFGKEASAMKPADSYAIAAIMRKIEGWDKAERTTYPIYGRQRGYKRNLS from the coding sequence ATGCGTGAATTAGACATTGCATACGGGAACAGCCGCAGCGCAAAGCAGTGGACCAATAAGAAAACCAGCTTTACCACCTTGACAGAGCGTTTGAAGGTGACGGTCCGCACAACGGAATCTGTGGAAGAATATGCCCGCTTCCCAAAATCAAAGAAGGATGCTGCAAAGGATCATGGCGGTTTTGTTGCGGGTGTGCTGAAAGGCGGAAGGAGAAAAGTTGACACGGTGGTATCCCGCTCCATGGTAGCACTGGACGGCGACCGCATCGAGCCGGAATTTCTGGAAGATTATGAAAAGAAGGTATCCTATGCCTCGGCCCTCTACAGCACCCACAGCCATACGCCGGATACGCCGAGGGTGCGTCTGGTCTTCCCGCTGGCAAGAGATGTGACCCCGGAAGAGTATGTGGCGGTGGCGAGGTATCTGGCGCAGTCACTGGGTATGGACTATTTTGATGAATGCTCCTACCAGCCGAATCAGCTCATGTACTGGCCGAGTACACCGGCCAATGGGGAATTTGTCTACAAGGAGACGGATGGGGCGTGGCTTGACCCGGATGAAATCCTGTCAGCTCACCCGGAATGGCGGGACCCTACAAGGCTGCCCACTTCTTCCAGAGAGAGCCGGGCGAATTCCATCAGCATACAGAAGGTGCAGGACCCACTGGAAAAAGAAGGCGTGGTTGGGCTGTTCAACCGGGTGTTCTTCCCTATCAATCTTGCCATCGACACCTTCCTGCGGGATGTGTATGAGCCTACGGATAAGGGAGACCGTTATCATCTGATCGAGTCCAGCAGCATGGCCGGTGTGGAAGTTAAGGAAGGTGGGAAATTTGCTTACAGTCACCATGCGAAAGATCCCGCCTATTTGAAATTGTGCAATGCCTTTGATCTTGTCCGTATCCATAAGTTTGGCGATGTGGATGAAAAAGAGTCCTTCCGGCAGATGTGTGATTTCGCTCTCTCGGTGGACAGCGTGAAGCTGGAAGCGCTGGAGGAGCGGCACCGGCAGGCCGGTGATGAATTCGCAGAGGAGGATGACTGGAGAAAGGGGCTGGAACTTGACCGAAAAGGGAACATCAAAGATACGCTGGACAATATCGTCCTGATCATCCGCAATGATGAAGGGCTGAAAAGTATTGCTTTTAATTGCCACCGGGACGGCATCGATGCGCGGGAGGGGCTGCCATGGGAGCAGATCAAGGGCGGCTGGAGTGATTCTGATGCTGCATCTCTCAAGGTGTATCTCTCCAAAAACTATGGAATTTACTCTCCGACCAAGACAAAGGACGCCGTGGTGGCGGTAGCGGCAGAACGGGCCTACCATCCTATCCGGGAGTATCTGGAGAGTCTTCCGGAATGGGATAGTATTCCCCGCGTGGATACACTGCTGGTGGATTATTTTGGAGCTGCGGACAACAGCTATACAAGAGCGGTCAGCCGGAAATCACTGGTGGCGGCTATCGCAAGAGTCTACCAGCCGGGGACGAAGTTTGACAGCGTCCCGATCTTAAACGGCCCACAGGGGATCGGAAAATCTACTTTTTATGCGAAACTGGCCGGGGAATGGTTCTCCGACAGTCTGACACTGACGGATATGAAGGACAAATCCGGCCCAGAGAAACTGCAGGGGTACTGGATTCTGGAGCTGGGTGAACTGGCAGGCATGAGAAAAGCCGACATTGAAACCGATAAATCCTTTATCAGCCGGGTGGATGATAAATACCGTGCTTCTTATGGTGTCAACGTGGAAAGCCATCCAAGGCAGTGCATCATTGTCGGGACCACGAATGCGGAGACGGGCTTCCTGCGGGACATCACGGGCAATCGCCGCTTCTGGCCGGTGCGTGTGTTTGGCCATTCCCAAAAGAAACCTTGGCAGCTTACCTATGAAGATGTAGCCCAGATCTGGGCGGAGTCGCTTGTGCTTTACCAGAAGGGGGAAAAGCTCTATCTGGAAGGTGCGGACGCAGAGATCGCCGTAGCGGAACAGGCGGACGCTCTGGAAATGGATGAACGGGAAGGTCTGGTGCGGGAATACCTGGACACCCTGCTCCCGGAAAAATGGACGGAGATGTCGCTCTATGAAAGGCGGAGCTATCTCAGTGATTCGGACTTTGGTGTTAGTAAAAAAGACGGTACGGCGCAGCGGTCATACGTCTGCAACATGGAGATCTGGTGCGAGTGCTTTGGTAAGGAAGCGTCTGCCATGAAACCAGCGGATTCCTATGCCATTGCTGCCATCATGCGGAAAATCGAGGGATGGGATAAGGCAGAACGGACAACATATCCCATCTACGGACGACAGCGGGGGTACAAGCGGAACCTGTCCTGA
- a CDS encoding P27 family phage terminase small subunit produces MAKDGTNRGGARVGSGRKPKALADKISKGTSVMVMELPEPPAFEGADVPPIKEYLKARQKNGKDLCAAEVYEETWKWLKERGCDRLVNSQLVEQYAMSVSRWIQCEECISEYGFLAKHPTTGNAIASPYVSMSQTYMKQVNQIWYQIYQIVKENCSVEFSGNTPQDDVMERLLRTRKGM; encoded by the coding sequence ATGGCGAAAGACGGTACGAACAGGGGCGGTGCGCGGGTCGGCTCTGGCAGAAAACCCAAGGCACTGGCGGATAAGATCAGCAAAGGTACATCCGTCATGGTCATGGAGCTGCCGGAGCCGCCTGCATTTGAGGGTGCGGATGTACCGCCCATCAAAGAATATCTGAAAGCGAGACAGAAAAACGGCAAGGACCTCTGTGCGGCGGAGGTGTATGAGGAAACGTGGAAATGGCTGAAGGAGCGTGGCTGTGACAGGCTGGTCAATTCCCAGCTTGTGGAGCAGTACGCCATGTCGGTGAGCCGATGGATACAGTGCGAGGAATGTATTTCTGAGTATGGTTTCCTGGCAAAGCATCCCACCACAGGAAATGCGATTGCATCCCCTTATGTTTCCATGAGCCAGACGTATATGAAACAGGTCAACCAGATCTGGTACCAGATTTACCAGATTGTCAAGGAAAACTGCTCGGTGGAGTTTAGTGGCAATACCCCGCAGGATGATGTGATGGAGCGGCTGTTAAGGACGCGGAAAGGAATGTAG
- a CDS encoding DEAD/DEAH box helicase has product MKYEPHEYQKYATGYIETHPIAAVLLSMGLGKTSITLTALNDLLFDRFEIHKAIVIAPLRVARDTWPAEIEKWDHLSNLIYSVAVGTEAERLAALRRQADIYIINRENVQWLVETSGIPFDYDMVVVDELSSFKNHQSKRFRAMMKVRPKVGRIVGLTGTPSSNGLMDLWAEFKLLDMGQRLGRSIGQYRTRFFLPDKRNGQVVFSYKPLPGAEEQIYWLISDITISMKSTDYLQMPQFVSSGYEVYLSEEEVQRYVSFKRDLLLQLPDGEITAANAAALSGKLSQMANGAVYTDDGETIAIHDRKLDALEDIIESMGGKPLLVAYWFRHDLERIAGRLHKLKIPFSRLDSSESIHRWNAGELPVALIHPASAGHGLNLQSGGSTLVWFGLTWSLELYQQTNARLWRQGQQSDTVVVQHIITKGTIDERIMKALSEKDTTQAALIEAVKADLKI; this is encoded by the coding sequence ATGAAGTACGAACCACATGAGTATCAGAAATATGCCACGGGGTATATTGAAACACACCCCATTGCGGCGGTGCTTTTGTCGATGGGGCTTGGCAAGACGAGCATTACCCTGACCGCTTTGAACGATCTGCTGTTCGACCGCTTTGAGATTCACAAAGCCATCGTGATTGCGCCTCTCCGTGTGGCACGGGATACCTGGCCGGCAGAGATTGAGAAATGGGACCACCTGAGTAACCTGATCTATTCCGTGGCTGTGGGAACAGAGGCGGAACGGCTGGCGGCGCTGAGACGGCAGGCAGACATTTACATCATCAACCGGGAGAACGTGCAGTGGCTGGTAGAGACAAGCGGCATCCCCTTTGATTACGACATGGTGGTGGTCGATGAGTTATCTTCTTTCAAGAATCACCAGTCCAAGCGGTTCCGTGCCATGATGAAGGTACGGCCGAAGGTGGGACGGATCGTGGGACTGACCGGGACGCCCAGCAGCAACGGGCTGATGGACCTGTGGGCTGAGTTCAAGTTGCTGGATATGGGACAGCGGCTGGGGAGGTCCATCGGCCAGTACCGCACTCGGTTTTTCCTGCCGGACAAACGCAATGGGCAGGTGGTGTTTTCCTACAAGCCCCTTCCAGGGGCGGAGGAACAGATCTACTGGCTGATCTCTGACATCACGATTTCCATGAAATCCACAGATTACCTGCAGATGCCACAGTTCGTTTCCTCTGGCTATGAGGTGTATCTCTCTGAGGAGGAAGTGCAACGGTATGTTTCCTTCAAGCGGGATCTGCTGCTGCAGCTCCCAGACGGGGAAATCACCGCCGCCAATGCTGCGGCCCTTTCCGGGAAACTCTCCCAGATGGCGAACGGCGCGGTGTACACGGATGACGGAGAGACCATCGCCATCCATGACCGGAAGCTGGATGCCCTGGAGGATATCATCGAAAGCATGGGAGGAAAGCCGCTCCTGGTGGCTTACTGGTTCCGGCACGATCTGGAACGGATCGCGGGGCGGCTCCATAAGCTGAAGATCCCGTTTTCCAGGCTGGATTCTTCAGAAAGTATCCACAGATGGAACGCCGGGGAACTTCCGGTGGCCTTGATCCACCCGGCATCGGCGGGACACGGGCTGAACCTTCAAAGCGGAGGCTCCACCCTTGTGTGGTTTGGACTGACCTGGTCCCTGGAACTTTACCAGCAGACTAACGCCCGCCTCTGGCGGCAGGGGCAGCAGTCCGATACCGTGGTGGTCCAGCATATCATCACGAAAGGCACGATTGACGAGCGGATCATGAAAGCCCTGTCGGAAAAGGACACCACACAGGCTGCGTTGATCGAAGCTGTAAAAGCGGATTTGAAAATCTGA